Genomic window (Temnothorax longispinosus isolate EJ_2023e chromosome 3, Tlon_JGU_v1, whole genome shotgun sequence):
ttgctctctttcttttcttttagttGTTTTTCTTTCAGGGTCAAAGATTGCATTACATTctaaatacataaaagaaaataatattagagataaaataatatccgagccgaaacgtttgaaGTTATATCCAAGAAGATGAATAAATGAGACATTACGCAAGAAGAACCGCGTTTGACCCTTATAGCCTCTTTTCTTCCcgttttgttaattttcgaGGGTCCGTTtacgatttaataaaataatatatttaaattgtttcctATCAGACTAGATCTTTTCCTAAATGGAAATTATGATGTATACAATGAGAAAATCTTCTGTTTATTACAGAAAACTGCTTATTAATTGAGCCATTACCAAAGAATGTGATAATATTTCATGGAATATCTTGTATCAAATATGTACATGATTGAAGGCATTACCTGAGCTTCTTCCACTTTTGCATTTAATGAACTCagttgatattttataaccGTGGCTTGCTGCTTCAATTTACTTTCCTTAGTCTTCAACTCGTCATCGTATAGTTGTTTCTGTTGCATAATTTTCTTCCTTATTGCCCGCATTTTCGTCGCGTCTGCAAGATTCGCTTCCAAAGCTAAGTCAGCTTGCGTCTCTCTGTCAAACATGGACCTTCTGGTTGACGATTGAGCGTTGACAACGAGCGAGGCTATCGAGCTCAGAATGGACAGCAACAGCGGTGCTTCGCTGTTCATGTAATTCGATATAATGTACTGGCCCTCGGGCCTGTTGGGATCAATGCCCAGGGTTTCCAGCGTGTGCGCTATATAATCGCTTTGCAACTTATTGTGCCCGCTACCACCGCCCCTGTCACCGTCGTCGGCGGTGCGCTGGGGCGCGCTGTTGCAAAAGTTTACTAAAAGCGGAACTTCGCTAGCGAATATCGACAGGGTGAAGGAGTAATTGTGACCAAACAGATACTCGGCTATTAACATATCGTAAACGTACTGTTTCGCCGACTTCGCCTCTCTGCTCTTGCACAGCCTCAGGTCCTTACGCTTCAAAGCGTTCACCAGGTTCTGCCGCAGGTGCGTCCTGATATCAGATACAATCCCACACTTCTCAAACCTGTGAAGATACAGTGGATACAGCCTTATTGGTGCAATCAaaacgaacaaaaaaaaaatagaattatttatgttgCGAGTTAGATACACAGACTGATtcataattgtaaattgtaaacaGCACTTGATGTAAACATTATTTTGAAGACTGGGAGTAGATATAACCtcgacgaaaattttttttattttaccggCAAAATTGAATACAATGTTATGTAGACTGTTTACGTACTTACCATGTATATACGGTGGAGTAGTAATCACTATCCATGTCGAATAAAAAGTACGTGACACGGTTATGACAGTTAGATGAATACAAACACTCAGGGACGCTCAAATTGGGATTGATACCAATACCCGCCAATCTTACTCCGTGGATAAAGCAACACTTTTATTATCCAGCATTCTCAATTCACTGAGATTACCGATAGTCGGTTGATACTTTACTTAGTTGATAATcaaaaagcaataaatatatatcaagattGCTTGCTGATTGACAGTCGatcaattagaaattattattggcatcgaaaaagtttatataccgaataataaatgtataatattattataatatatttattaataatactttaaattaaaaaagtttgttaaatataaataataaataaatattaaatattaatctcgaagaaataaaaaacaacggaaaaataattaaaagtatataagatcgaaaaaacgtaattaaaaatataaataaggaTGTATGTGCGAACaggtaataatatatagacttttttctttattaacgTCATCGTAGTGAGATTGATTGCGAATTATCGTATTGCGTTGTAAAATAACACGGTTGCAATCAGTTGCGATACCGCGATTTTCTAATAGGAACTCCGATTGCGAATTACGACTCTGTCTGTGTTTCGCAAACGGCGTTTACGATTGCTCGTATCATATATTTTCGCACAGTGATTATATCGCATTACCGATAAAGCaacgatatttatttacacgTCGCTGTGGCTGCGACACATAGAGCGTCGATATTTCGGTCTCGATATATAACTGCAGGAAGGACGACGAAGGAAGCAGGAAGgtgggagggagagagagagagcgagggaGGACCGATGGATGGAGAACGGGCAAAATAGATTCATTAGCACGACGCTACTGCAGCTGCGGCCGAGGCGAAACCTTCAATCCTGGTGTATTCTAAGCTCGGTGGTTTCCAACGAGTAATTATTGCCTGAAATCAATGTTGCGAAAatcccctcccccccctctctctctctctttttttttctttcgctcCCTGAAGGGGCGAGGAAGATCCGCCGCTGAAAAGCCGCCGGGGAATAAAGCGGCAACAAAGAACGTCAATTTTCCACCGTTCCTCGGCGAACTGAGCCGATTAACCCTTCGTTGCATGAACGTTTCGGTTGCAAATTCAGACCGGCCTGATGAAATATGATATCCCCTTTTTATCGCGAGAagatattaagaataataataataacatctttatattgcaatgtattaaatttctgaaacTATCAAGAATTTAAGATCAAGacagataaaatataagagtCATATGCAGAGAAAAGTACatgcaaattattatagatactataattaaaaatattgactcgGATACATCGTGAAAATTAGGAGAATTTACTCCTacataaataatcattttttatgctCGTTCCAGGAtcgctttttaaataaaatgcgatTTCAAGCGTATTTAATCCTTTGGCGCTTTTTTTGGAACAGTACCTCTTTCCGagactattattttttttttatgtcgtaTTTCCTTGTCGCATTTATTACAACACGTACATTCGTTTGCGAGTGAACGGattcaagaataatatatcctatatatatgtatatatatatatatatatatatatatatatatatatatatatgtctttatttcAGCTAAACGCCAAGaaaggacttggtttacaattctACTTAACACACACATCCATGCATCCATCCACACGTCAAACATCATTCTTCTTTACAAACAAGCCGcagtacattattatttacattatcattattgtttacagccattatcttttttatagctttcctttctccttttccATAATCTATTTAGCACCTTTCCTTTTTCCATTCTAAATTTGTCATCGCATATATTCTCTAATCGTTCTCCATTATTCCTACCTAAGTTCTCAAACCACATACTTTGTGATGTTGCACtcgtttatatgtataatgctCTAAATTCTTCTAAATTGTCCCTACCTGACTTGCAGAATCTAAGTACACTTCGTATCTTCCTCGTCAagccaatatttatttgtatcctCTAAATTGCCGCACCTTAATTTTACCATCGCTCTAATCTCATCTCCTGTTTTTACTTTATCCAAGTTCGCTTTTATCCTATATATACTTCGTCGCGATACAAATCGCGCGAAGCGTAACCAAAATTATGCTACGCGAGCGAACGCGTCTAAGAGTTAACAACGTCGGCCGAACCGAGAGAGGGTTGAGAGAGGAAAGCCACCCCCCGCGCGCGGGGGGGCAAAGGGGCCCACGGTGCTTTGGTCGACGGTCAACCTATAGGCGTGCCGCAGCGTGTGCCGGGAACGATTCGCGCGCGTTGCGGCTAGCTGATTAATTAGAACCTCTACCTCTACACACCGGCCCCTTCCCTCTCGCGTTCCCCCCATCGTCAAGGGAACTCGATGTAATTACGGGCATCGGGCGCGCGCGGCCCGTAGCTCCGCGGTCGCGGAGGGGGACGAGCGGCAGGGGGAACGGGATAGGAGGAGAGATGCAAAATGACTGCGCGGGTTGGCCGCCGCCGCGGGGGTGGTACCGAAAAGCACAGTGATTCACGTAGCGCAGTTACCGGTgtggacggacggacggacggatggatggatggatggatggatggagtGGTTGGGACGGACGGTCAGGATGGTTAGGATGGCTAGGTCGGGAAAATCCAACGGCGAAGCCGGAGAAGGCGGTGGAGTCGGACAAACTGGATTCATTACGCCGCGGAAGGAGGTgtagcggcggcggcgcgagGGGTGGAAAGTAGCGCGGGAAGCTGATAGAGGAATGCGGGAAGGCGGAAGGGAGGGGGTGGTAGCGCGCGTCACAGCGTATTCGCCACCGGCCGCGGACGTAAAGGGGTGAACTCTTCCGCGCCGATTTTCGGGCCATTACCGGGAACCTCTTCGTCGATCCTTTCGTTAATCCTTTCGCGAGTAAGGAAAGCGTCTTTCCGTTATCGCCGGAAACGGAATATTCTTTTCGTCTTTTGCGTTTTGCACGCAAAAGTTTACTttgctttatttctttttaaaagcgTGATAATCGCTTCTTTGCTGTAACGATGAAATAACTCCAAAAACGAAGCTTtccagaaaataaatttgaatgttTTAAGGGTGTTCTAAAGAGTTAGTTAAAATGTAACGAAgtgacaaaaatttaatatcatattaggCAATTTTTGGCGTGACTCTGGTATAAGCAACCAAAGGGTACCAAACTGCACCAGAACCAATAGCAGCCACGGATAGCAACTTTGGTATATGTACCAAACCATACCAAACGATCGCCAAAAATCGCCTATTGTGTATTCTCTTTCAAAGTTCGGGGCTAAATTTCAAATCGATTcacaatttagataaaaagttatcaatTCTTGAATATCCGTTTTACAAAGTAAAGGGTTTTACAGAGAAAAgtgtaaacattaaaaaatgttactaatataattttacacacAAGCAGATCatcaacaaacaaaaatatagcaataaaatttgaaacaatttaaaatttttttgaaaaatttttttgaaaaaaatagtggtaacaattatttacagtCACTAAATCTACGTCTTTTACATTCTATTAGATGTTCCGtaactatttatatacatttttttgtctttggaTCCCTGGAGATTCGAATTAATATCAGAGTTTTTAAGATTTCCTGCGTACTTTTGGTTGGGACGGTACCTATATAGAACATccttaaatcattaaaattttgtaatattatttttaaatgtaataactCTGATGATTTTGGTGTAATAACTGATTATagaggaataaaaatatatctaaatatatgtatattacctCTTCGTTAATTCTTTGGCgacttataatatatataggaatggttaaaaTTGACTGAAtttaagtataatttgacactatgaatttaacagtgtagaAAAACTTTATATCCAATCTCCTGGTATAACATATTTCGCGATTACATCGAACACACAagtggaaaaaaaatctaaaataatgtaaaatatataaagcttCTTTTGTCCACAGAGGGTTGGAGTACCTAAATTTAATTCGACGGATTTGCGTAATATTCCCGCGGATATTGCGCGAAAGGGGAAAACGGATAGTAAATTTCCTTCGCGAGGAATTTCTTAACCGCAACCATCCTGAATCTTACCCCTGAGTCCACCTCTCAGGAAGATTTCCGGTTAATTTGTTACTCATTGGACTGGCCGGCACTCGCTGTAGCCGTTGCCCACCTATTTAATATGTCGATCTCCCTTTCCATCATCTCCTCGATCGATCTCTGCCTCCTTCCGTATCCCTGCCTCTTTCCCCAACCCCTTTTCCTCCTCAAACTCAACCCTTCCGCTACCCTTATCCGcatctctttcctctcttggTAGTTATGATTTCGAAAACGTCTATTCCCGGTTTTCTGCGAAAACCCGTCTTTAAAAATCGTCTTTTGTTTCTTAGCCCTTTATGTATTTCCTTACTGTATATACTTTTATCGtccaaaaataaagatttaagagacaatttatacaaattaagtatacatagatatgaggaatattattattaagattaatcGAATCACATCAAGAagattattatgataataactgttaattattattgacttAAATCACACTATCTTGGATGTCGCTAAACTTCATCGACTTCCATCGACATTACAACcgttaattattgatttaaatcatTGTCTTGGAAATCGCTGAACTCCATCAACTCTTCCATCGATATAAATAACTCGATTGTTTTACTTCGGattatcaaactttaatcAATATCTTCGAATTAtgcttgaaattattaaatcggAATTTAAGACGGACCCGTTTtgagttaaaaatgttaaaatcatacacaagtttcattaaataatCTCAGAACACGATTGTCTTGGATAATAAGGATTAgcatataaataatcaataatctGAAAACTCTCGATCGTTCTTAGATTTAAGGATTTAACGAAGTCCAGCAAATGGAGTTCAATTGTTGGTGTAGCGAaagttattaaacaatttcttcCCAGAGTGACGAAGTA
Coding sequences:
- the LOC139809548 gene encoding uncharacterized protein; this translates as MDSDYYSTVYTWFEKCGIVSDIRTHLRQNLVNALKRKDLRLCKSREAKSAKQYVYDMLIAEYLFGHNYSFTLSIFASEVPLLVNFCNSAPQRTADDGDRGGGSGHNKLQSDYIAHTLETLGIDPNRPEGQYIISNYMNSEAPLLLSILSSIASLVVNAQSSTRRSMFDRETQADLALEANLADATKMRAIRKKIMQQKQLYDDELKTKESKLKQQATVIKYQLSSLNAKVEEAQNVMQSLTLKEKQLKEKKESNAQCILQKEMELSMKQNFLTQEANRLQRERDSYRKFEGGLKKLQRELVKMQKEVSQGTANQCAQNNLRDIHVQTDTENRTIMDECRTLQRQKLELTNLVEEQRSKIEQITQRSAQLSRQLEEVRLFQPIEMPISVARIVSANAIVSESSSTEDILQDAKMRLKRLEEESSKADQYFCNFVSTSS